The genomic region ATGGTGTCCGCGGCGGGTGGTGCCCTGCTCATCCCGCATATGGCACCGGGCACGGGGCGCACCACGATGCTCTACGGCTGCTACGCCATGTTCGGGCTGTCGCTGATCGCCGCGCTGATCATCATCTCGATGATCTGGAGCAGGCTCGCGCACTACGGGACATCGGGCACGGCGCGCGTTCCGACGCTGTGGATTGTGCTTGGCCCGTTGGGGCAGGGCATGACGGCCGCGGGTCTGCTCGGCGCACACGCGGCGCTGGCCGTGCCAGCCGACCTGGCGTCGGGCATGGCGGTCTTCGCGATCCTCTTCGGCGTGCCGGTGTGGGGGTTCGCCGTGCTGTGGATCGCACTGGCCACGGCCCTGACGGCACGCACGATGCGCCGCGGCATGCCGTTCGCGCTGACGTGGTGGAGCCTCACGTTCCCGGTCGGCACCTTCGTCACCGGCACCACACAGTTGGCGGTGCACACCGGGCTTCCCGCGTTCAAGGTCGCGGCCGTAGTCGCGTATGCCTGCCTGCTGTGTACATGGGCTCTGGTGGCCGTCCGCACGACAGGCGGCAGCTTCGCCGGCAGCCTTTTCCAGCCACCGGCGGCCACCGGGCCGATCACCGCGTCCAAGGACCAGCCCACTAAC from Mycolicibacterium sp. YH-1 harbors:
- a CDS encoding TDT family transporter, translating into MTTEVERLRHFGPNWFASVMGTGIVATAGATLPLHVPGLRAFSQVVWVIAATLLVVLIVAVTVQWSRHPTVARGHARNPQMAHFYGAAPMAFMTVGAGAVLVGKDLIGERLAVDLAWILWTTGTLGGLFTAMTIPYLMFTQLNVGPDAAFGGWLMPVVPPMVSAAGGALLIPHMAPGTGRTTMLYGCYAMFGLSLIAALIIISMIWSRLAHYGTSGTARVPTLWIVLGPLGQGMTAAGLLGAHAALAVPADLASGMAVFAILFGVPVWGFAVLWIALATALTARTMRRGMPFALTWWSLTFPVGTFVTGTTQLAVHTGLPAFKVAAVVAYACLLCTWALVAVRTTGGSFAGSLFQPPAATGPITASKDQPTNG